One window of the Rhodococcus sovatensis genome contains the following:
- a CDS encoding holo-ACP synthase has protein sequence MAILGVGFDLVTVSDFAEQMERAGTTMIRDSFTAGERRHAATKSSEPARHYAARWAAKEAVLKAWATSRFARPPQIGDNPYPLIEVVNDAWGRPSIKLHGMALEFLPTVKIHLSLTHDGDVAAAVAILEE, from the coding sequence ATGGCTATCTTGGGAGTAGGTTTCGACCTTGTGACCGTGTCCGACTTCGCCGAGCAGATGGAGAGGGCCGGCACGACGATGATCCGCGACAGCTTCACCGCGGGCGAGCGTCGGCATGCAGCGACGAAGAGTTCCGAGCCGGCCCGCCACTACGCAGCACGGTGGGCAGCGAAGGAAGCAGTGCTGAAGGCCTGGGCGACATCGCGATTCGCGAGGCCGCCGCAGATCGGTGACAACCCGTACCCGCTCATCGAGGTCGTCAACGACGCGTGGGGTCGGCCGTCGATCAAGCTGCACGGAATGGCTCTCGAATTCCTGCCGACGGTGAAGATCCACCTCTCGCTCACCCACGACGGCGACGTCGCCGCAGCGGTGGCAATCCTGGAGGAATGA
- a CDS encoding UPF0182 family protein — translation MVATPAAAQPPSRGRTPDLRLSLAMRRLVIGVSLMFGLLVFGPVLINTYTSWLWFVETGFENVWATVLLTRFALFAAVALLIGGALVLAMTVAFRARPVIVPSARTPDPLEPYRTAIIQRKILIGIGLPVTFAVLCGLIGQTNWVTVQLFLHGESFGIADPQFGHDVGFYAFQLPFYRFLLNWAFVAVVLAALSNFTTHYLFGGIRFSGKSRTITGSARRQLMILAGILVLLKVFAYWLDRYTLVSSTRKEPTFNGAGYTDIHAVLPAKLILLAIGVICVGAFIASIFLRDLRIPALATALLVLSSILVGGIWPALMEQFSVRPNAADVERPYIERNISATREAFGIGSERVDYTDYPGIGTQPPQEVPADVTTIENIRLLDPNVLARTFSQQQQLKNFYGFAPELDVDRYVVDGELRDYIVGARELSPDSLTGNQTDWINRHTVYTHGNGFVAAPANRVNAPVRDSALDSTSADSGYPIYSVSDLASSGRDQLIPVAQPRTYYGEVIGGSNPDYAIVGQNDDSEPREYDTDFTKYTYTGSGGVPIGNMFTRLAFAAKYTERNILFSRAVGPESKILYNRSPRERVELAAPWLTTDSNPYPAVVGGRILWIVDGYTTLTHYPYAAKATLDSPAPGTPAALRNDIAYARNSVKATVDAYDGTVTLYQFDNTDPVLRTWMNVFPGSVEGKESISTELRAHFRYPTDLFKAQRELLAKYHVDDPREFFTTNAFWSVPSDPTVDEDVRQDPFYVLVGDKSSARPSFRLASAMVGYNREFLSAYISVRSDPDDYGRIEVLRFPTDTLTQGPQQIQNSMISDTRVASERTLLERSNRIQYGNLLTLPIGNGGVLYVEPLYTERISSLQDTSTFPQLSRVLVSYRDPSSGGVRVGYGPTLAEALAQVFDPATGAVATQPGREVPSESPGSGPVVPEAEGSPVVESGTESSGFGAATELRQALLDLRVAQQSGDFNAYGAALEKLQQVVDEYLESGG, via the coding sequence ATGGTTGCCACGCCTGCAGCAGCGCAGCCTCCTTCGCGGGGGAGGACCCCCGACCTGCGCCTATCCCTGGCCATGCGGCGTTTGGTTATCGGGGTGTCGCTGATGTTCGGTCTGCTCGTCTTCGGCCCGGTCTTGATCAATACCTACACTAGTTGGCTGTGGTTCGTCGAGACTGGTTTCGAGAACGTGTGGGCAACTGTGCTTCTTACCCGGTTCGCGCTCTTCGCAGCGGTTGCCCTGCTGATCGGAGGCGCGCTTGTCCTGGCGATGACGGTCGCTTTCCGGGCACGGCCGGTGATCGTTCCGTCCGCTCGGACACCCGACCCGTTGGAACCGTATCGAACGGCGATCATCCAGCGAAAAATCCTGATCGGGATCGGTCTACCGGTAACCTTTGCGGTGTTGTGCGGTTTGATCGGTCAAACCAATTGGGTCACGGTGCAGTTGTTCCTGCATGGAGAATCATTCGGGATTGCCGACCCGCAGTTCGGGCACGATGTGGGCTTCTACGCTTTCCAGCTGCCCTTCTATCGCTTCCTACTGAACTGGGCGTTCGTGGCCGTCGTGCTGGCTGCTCTGTCGAACTTCACGACGCATTACCTATTCGGAGGCATTCGATTCTCCGGAAAAAGTCGCACGATAACGGGTTCTGCACGTCGACAATTGATGATACTGGCGGGCATTCTCGTCCTTCTGAAAGTATTTGCCTACTGGCTGGATCGATACACCTTGGTGTCGAGCACTCGGAAGGAGCCGACCTTCAATGGGGCTGGCTACACCGACATTCACGCGGTTCTTCCCGCCAAATTGATATTGCTTGCCATCGGCGTGATCTGCGTCGGTGCATTCATAGCCTCGATTTTTCTCCGAGACCTCCGCATACCTGCCTTGGCGACTGCACTACTGGTTCTCTCCTCCATCCTGGTCGGTGGAATCTGGCCTGCATTGATGGAACAGTTTTCGGTGCGTCCGAACGCCGCTGATGTCGAGCGGCCGTATATCGAGCGCAATATCTCCGCGACGCGTGAAGCGTTCGGGATCGGTTCGGAGCGTGTCGACTACACGGATTACCCCGGAATAGGAACTCAGCCACCGCAGGAGGTTCCCGCTGATGTCACAACGATCGAGAACATCAGGTTGCTGGATCCGAATGTGCTGGCCCGCACATTCTCCCAGCAACAACAGCTCAAGAACTTCTACGGGTTCGCGCCGGAGTTGGACGTCGACCGGTACGTCGTGGACGGCGAGCTTCGCGACTATATCGTGGGTGCCCGCGAACTCTCGCCGGATAGTCTGACCGGAAACCAAACCGACTGGATCAACCGACACACCGTCTACACGCACGGAAACGGTTTCGTCGCAGCGCCTGCCAATAGGGTGAATGCCCCGGTTCGCGATTCTGCTCTGGACTCGACCAGCGCGGACAGTGGCTATCCGATCTATTCGGTCAGTGACTTGGCCTCCTCGGGGCGGGACCAACTCATACCTGTGGCCCAGCCGCGAACCTACTATGGCGAGGTGATCGGTGGTTCCAATCCTGATTACGCAATCGTAGGCCAGAACGATGATTCGGAACCACGGGAATACGACACGGACTTCACGAAGTACACGTACACCGGATCCGGAGGAGTGCCGATCGGTAATATGTTCACTCGCTTGGCATTTGCCGCGAAGTACACCGAGCGCAATATTCTCTTTTCCCGTGCAGTGGGGCCGGAATCGAAAATTCTCTACAACCGATCCCCACGCGAACGCGTCGAACTCGCCGCCCCTTGGCTGACAACCGACTCCAACCCCTATCCTGCGGTTGTCGGCGGACGAATCCTGTGGATCGTGGACGGGTACACAACGCTGACACACTATCCGTATGCGGCGAAGGCCACTCTCGACTCACCAGCTCCCGGTACGCCAGCGGCGCTCAGGAACGACATCGCGTACGCGCGAAATTCCGTGAAGGCGACGGTGGACGCTTACGACGGAACTGTGACGTTGTATCAATTCGACAACACGGATCCTGTGTTGAGGACGTGGATGAACGTATTTCCCGGCAGTGTCGAGGGGAAAGAGTCGATTTCAACGGAGTTGCGAGCGCACTTTCGGTATCCGACGGACTTGTTCAAGGCGCAGAGAGAGTTGCTCGCCAAATACCATGTGGATGACCCAAGGGAATTCTTCACCACCAATGCGTTCTGGTCGGTACCGAGCGATCCGACTGTCGATGAGGACGTCAGGCAAGATCCGTTCTACGTATTGGTCGGGGACAAGAGTTCGGCACGCCCCTCTTTCCGCCTGGCCAGCGCGATGGTCGGGTACAACCGAGAGTTTCTGTCCGCCTACATTTCCGTTCGGTCCGATCCTGACGATTACGGGAGGATAGAAGTGCTCCGCTTCCCGACCGATACGTTGACCCAGGGGCCACAACAGATCCAGAACTCGATGATTTCCGATACCCGGGTCGCATCCGAGAGGACATTGCTGGAGCGATCCAACAGAATTCAGTACGGAAATCTACTCACATTGCCGATAGGGAACGGCGGCGTGTTGTACGTGGAACCGCTCTACACCGAACGGATCTCATCCCTCCAGGACACCTCGACCTTTCCCCAGTTGTCGCGGGTGCTGGTCAGCTACCGAGATCCGTCGTCGGGAGGCGTCCGAGTCGGCTACGGCCCCACGTTGGCCGAGGCTCTCGCGCAGGTCTTCGATCCGGCCACCGGAGCTGTGGCAACGCAACCTGGTCGTGAAGTGCCGTCGGAAAGCCCTGGCTCAGGCCCAGTGGTGCCGGAAGCGGAGGGCAGCCCTGTTGTCGAGTCCGGCACCGAATCATCCGGTTTCGGTGCGGCGACCGAACTCAGACAGGCCCTGTTGGATCTGCGCGTCGCCCAACAGAGTGGCGACTTCAATGCCTATGGCGCTGCGCTGGAGAAGCTGCAGCAGGTGGTCGACGAGTACCTCGAATCGGGCGGCTGA
- a CDS encoding TetR/AcrR family transcriptional regulator, which yields MPRRRPTQERSQRKFDALLASSRDLLSDVGFESFTCEEVAARAELPIGTLYQFFANKYVIVCELNRQDLVGVQQELAEFNGEIPSLDWLRFLNKFVDHMAGMWMSDPSRREVWLAMQSTPSTRATGVIHEREFADQVAKMLGPLTPRTPRAKRNLMAQVLVHIVYSMLNFSVQDGQSHEDAVAELKQIMTAYLLVAEKQSRRSGASVVE from the coding sequence ATGCCCCGTCGTCGGCCCACCCAGGAGCGGAGCCAGCGCAAGTTCGACGCGCTCCTCGCCTCGTCGCGCGATCTCCTCAGCGACGTCGGATTCGAATCGTTCACCTGCGAGGAAGTAGCTGCGCGCGCCGAGCTACCGATCGGCACCCTCTACCAGTTCTTTGCGAACAAGTACGTGATCGTCTGCGAGCTCAACCGCCAAGATCTCGTCGGCGTCCAGCAGGAGCTCGCCGAGTTCAACGGTGAGATCCCGTCGCTGGACTGGCTGCGCTTCCTCAACAAGTTCGTCGACCACATGGCCGGCATGTGGATGTCCGACCCCTCGCGCCGCGAAGTATGGCTCGCGATGCAGTCCACCCCGTCGACCCGCGCAACTGGAGTCATCCACGAGCGCGAATTCGCCGACCAGGTAGCCAAGATGCTCGGCCCGCTGACCCCGCGCACTCCCCGCGCCAAGCGCAATCTGATGGCACAGGTCCTCGTGCACATCGTCTACTCGATGCTGAACTTCTCGGTGCAGGACGGCCAGAGCCATGAGGATGCAGTGGCCGAGCTCAAACAGATCATGACGGCGTACCTGCTGGTCGCGGAGAAGCAGTCGCGGCGCTCGGGCGCGTCCGTCGTCGAATAG
- a CDS encoding dipeptidase: MSDVRARISADMPRAWRELSDLVKFRSVADERQFPREECVGAAEWVRDAFLDAGIESAELIETVDGSLAVVGHRAARAGAPTVLLYSHYDVQPPGDRTLWGSEPFELAERDGRWYGRGAADCKGNVIMHLLALRALGDDVGVGITVVSEGSEEMGTGGLEDLVEKRPELFASDIIVVADTGNAAVGQPTVTTTLRGIANVVVRIDTLEGEVHSGMYGGPAPDALAALIQLLSTLRDEHGDTVVDGLTSDQAWEGIDYAPERFRADAGVLDGVELAGSSSVADAVWARPALTVLGIDCPPVVGSAAAISPTASARLNLRVPPGIDAQQAQDALTAHLEAHAPWNARLTVEPEAVGSPFRARTDGPGYAALSESLADAFGEPVVSAGQGGSIPLCNVLAQTFPKAEIILMGVEEPLCRIHAPNESVDPREIENLAVAEALFLQKLGSSDG, encoded by the coding sequence ATGTCGGATGTTCGAGCCCGGATCAGTGCTGACATGCCACGCGCGTGGCGTGAGCTGTCGGACCTGGTGAAGTTTCGATCCGTCGCCGACGAGCGTCAGTTTCCTCGAGAGGAATGCGTCGGCGCGGCCGAGTGGGTCCGGGATGCGTTCCTCGACGCTGGTATCGAGTCAGCCGAGTTGATCGAGACGGTGGACGGTTCGCTGGCAGTCGTCGGGCATAGGGCCGCACGGGCAGGTGCGCCTACCGTGTTGCTGTACTCCCACTACGACGTTCAGCCGCCTGGGGATCGCACACTCTGGGGGAGTGAGCCGTTCGAACTCGCCGAACGCGACGGGCGCTGGTACGGCCGAGGTGCCGCCGACTGCAAGGGCAACGTGATCATGCATCTGCTCGCGTTGCGTGCGCTCGGCGACGACGTCGGAGTCGGAATCACCGTCGTCTCCGAAGGTTCCGAGGAAATGGGGACCGGCGGTCTGGAGGACCTCGTCGAGAAGCGGCCTGAGCTGTTCGCGTCGGACATCATCGTTGTCGCCGACACCGGAAACGCGGCGGTCGGTCAACCGACGGTGACGACGACACTGCGCGGCATCGCCAACGTCGTCGTCCGGATCGACACGCTCGAGGGCGAGGTTCATTCGGGGATGTACGGGGGACCGGCCCCGGACGCGTTGGCCGCGTTGATACAGCTGCTGTCTACGTTGCGAGACGAGCACGGCGACACCGTCGTCGACGGCCTGACGTCCGACCAGGCCTGGGAGGGAATCGACTACGCGCCGGAGCGGTTCCGAGCCGATGCGGGAGTCCTCGACGGCGTCGAGCTCGCGGGTTCGTCCTCGGTGGCCGACGCGGTGTGGGCGCGGCCGGCGTTGACGGTGCTGGGGATCGACTGCCCGCCGGTCGTCGGTTCTGCCGCAGCGATTTCGCCGACGGCATCAGCCCGCCTGAACCTGCGGGTTCCGCCGGGAATCGATGCCCAGCAGGCGCAGGACGCGCTCACGGCGCACCTGGAGGCGCACGCGCCGTGGAACGCTCGCTTGACTGTCGAACCGGAAGCGGTGGGTTCGCCATTCCGAGCGCGTACCGACGGGCCCGGTTACGCGGCCCTGAGTGAGTCGCTGGCCGACGCATTCGGTGAACCGGTGGTCTCGGCTGGGCAGGGCGGCTCGATTCCGCTGTGCAACGTTCTTGCGCAGACGTTCCCGAAGGCCGAGATAATCCTGATGGGGGTGGAGGAGCCGCTGTGCCGGATCCATGCCCCGAACGAAAGCGTCGACCCCCGCGAGATCGAGAACCTCGCGGTGGCCGAAGCCTTGTTCTTGCAGAAGCTGGGGTCGTCAGACGGATAG
- the bcp gene encoding thioredoxin-dependent thiol peroxidase produces the protein MTDNNRLEAGDTAPAFTLPDAEGNDVSLADYKGKKVIVYFYPAASTPGCTKQACDFRDSLAELNGEGLEVIGISPDKPAKLAKFRDAEGLNFPLLSDVDKTTLKAWGAFGEKKNYGKVYEGVIRSTFLVDEDGKIEVAQYNVRATGHVAKLRRDLSV, from the coding sequence GTGACCGACAACAACAGGCTCGAAGCCGGCGACACTGCTCCTGCGTTCACCCTGCCCGATGCAGAAGGTAACGATGTCTCGCTCGCCGACTACAAGGGCAAGAAAGTCATCGTCTACTTCTACCCCGCAGCCAGCACACCGGGCTGCACCAAACAGGCCTGCGACTTCCGCGACAGCCTCGCCGAGCTCAACGGCGAAGGCCTCGAGGTCATCGGCATCTCCCCCGACAAGCCCGCGAAGCTCGCTAAGTTCCGCGACGCCGAGGGCTTGAACTTCCCGCTGCTGTCCGACGTCGACAAGACGACGCTGAAAGCGTGGGGCGCGTTCGGCGAGAAGAAGAACTACGGCAAGGTCTACGAAGGCGTCATCCGTTCGACCTTCCTCGTCGACGAAGACGGAAAGATCGAGGTCGCGCAGTACAACGTTCGCGCGACCGGCCACGTGGCAAAGCTCCGCCGCGATCTATCCGTCTGA
- a CDS encoding DUF3618 domain-containing protein translates to MARDTDKIEREIEAARNQLASTLDELSVRASPKRIAENTKQSVLAKLNEPPVKFTLIGVGAVVAVLVVRKIFS, encoded by the coding sequence GTGGCCAGGGACACCGACAAGATCGAGCGCGAGATCGAGGCCGCTCGGAACCAGCTCGCCAGCACCCTGGATGAGCTCAGCGTTCGGGCAAGCCCCAAGCGGATCGCAGAGAACACCAAGCAGTCCGTCCTGGCCAAACTGAACGAACCGCCGGTGAAGTTCACACTCATCGGTGTCGGTGCAGTCGTCGCCGTCCTCGTCGTTCGGAAGATCTTCAGCTGA
- the istB gene encoding IS21-like element helper ATPase IstB, translating to MTTTRTAGTTEPVGTDLVRLLKALKLGALADTLPERAALARQHKLSHIGFLEVLLADEVNRRDSRSAMLRATKAGLDPAMAFDSWNALDDLRYDRTLLGDLTSLRFLDAHQSAIILGPVGVGKTHLATALGHMAIRRRHSVLFARSDKLFTRLRAARLDNTVDAEIRRLTAIEVLIIDDFALRPLDATETSDFYELIVERHRKKTTIVTSNREPSEWLTMTADTLLAQSAIDRLTSAAHTLIIEGPSYRQRTRPGTVDENTDNTHPQ from the coding sequence ATGACCACCACTCGCACCGCAGGCACGACCGAACCGGTCGGCACCGACCTCGTCCGACTACTCAAAGCCCTCAAACTCGGCGCGCTCGCCGACACCTTGCCCGAACGCGCTGCTCTGGCCCGCCAACACAAGCTCAGTCACATCGGATTCCTCGAAGTACTCCTTGCCGACGAAGTGAATCGCCGCGACTCCCGTTCGGCGATGCTACGGGCGACCAAGGCGGGGCTCGATCCGGCGATGGCCTTCGATTCCTGGAACGCACTCGACGATCTCCGGTACGACCGGACACTGCTCGGCGATCTGACGTCACTGCGCTTTCTCGATGCCCACCAGTCCGCGATCATCCTCGGGCCGGTCGGGGTCGGCAAAACTCATCTGGCAACAGCATTGGGACACATGGCAATCCGAAGACGACACAGTGTGCTGTTCGCTCGATCGGACAAACTGTTCACCAGGCTACGAGCAGCGCGACTCGACAACACCGTCGACGCCGAAATCCGGCGACTGACCGCAATCGAAGTCCTGATCATCGACGACTTCGCGCTGCGACCACTCGACGCCACCGAGACCAGCGACTTCTACGAACTGATCGTCGAGCGCCACCGGAAGAAAACCACGATCGTCACCTCGAACCGCGAGCCATCAGAGTGGCTGACCATGACCGCCGACACCCTCCTCGCCCAGTCAGCCATCGACCGACTGACCTCCGCTGCGCACACCCTCATCATCGAAGGACCGTCCTACCGCCAACGCACCCGCCCCGGAACAGTTGACGAAAACACCGACAACACGCATCCTCAATAA
- the istA gene encoding IS21 family transposase, whose product MAFREISVNEIREVLRLWLGTPALPAPGSRKIAEHAGVDRKTVRRYVEAAQGGGLKRTDTAAAVNDDLIAAVVDAVRPDRPHGHGAAWEQLVPHEEQITKWVAGDGEQKPLTITKIEVLLARKGCVVPYRTLHRFATERCGFGRKNLTVRVVDGDPGIECQVDFGYLGMLTDPEDGRARKVHALIFTAVYSRHMFVWLTYSQTLVAVIAGCEAAWKFFGGVFAVLIPDNLKPVVNEADPITPRFTDGWLDYSNHVGFITDPARVRSPKDKPRVERTVQYVRGNFWAGERFTSLAQAQEAVVRWCASTAGMRIHGTTCARPLEVFEDFELPVLLPVPAVYDVPIFKDVKVHRDFHAEVARALYSLPQQWIGSTLSVRADTELVKFYHRGTLVKIHPRQPPGGRSTDRDDLPEHKTDYALRDVASLIAKCTSHGPNIGIYAERILDDPLPWTRIRSVYRLQGLVRRYGAERVEQACALSLDLDVVSVTKIASMLERATESTTPDLPKAVGQSSTRFSRDPTEFRSTATTSLSVVDGSTAPSEGRP is encoded by the coding sequence ATGGCTTTTCGGGAGATCAGTGTGAACGAAATCAGAGAAGTACTGCGGTTGTGGCTCGGGACGCCAGCATTGCCGGCTCCCGGTTCACGCAAGATCGCCGAGCATGCCGGGGTGGACCGTAAGACCGTCCGTCGGTACGTCGAGGCAGCCCAAGGAGGTGGCCTCAAGAGAACCGACACTGCCGCTGCGGTGAACGATGATCTCATCGCCGCGGTCGTCGATGCTGTCCGTCCCGACCGACCGCACGGTCACGGCGCGGCATGGGAGCAGCTCGTGCCCCATGAAGAGCAGATCACCAAGTGGGTGGCAGGCGATGGTGAACAGAAGCCGCTCACTATCACCAAAATCGAAGTGCTGCTTGCCCGTAAGGGCTGCGTGGTGCCGTATCGGACGTTGCACCGCTTCGCCACCGAGCGGTGCGGTTTCGGCCGCAAGAACCTGACGGTCCGCGTCGTCGACGGTGACCCGGGGATCGAATGCCAGGTCGACTTCGGCTACCTGGGGATGCTCACAGACCCCGAGGACGGTCGCGCTCGCAAGGTCCACGCCCTGATTTTCACCGCGGTCTACAGCCGGCACATGTTCGTGTGGTTGACGTACTCGCAGACGTTGGTGGCGGTGATCGCCGGCTGCGAAGCAGCGTGGAAGTTCTTCGGCGGAGTCTTCGCGGTCCTGATCCCGGACAACCTCAAACCCGTTGTCAACGAGGCGGACCCGATCACTCCGCGATTCACCGATGGCTGGCTCGACTACAGCAATCATGTCGGGTTCATTACCGATCCAGCGCGGGTCCGGTCGCCGAAGGACAAACCGAGGGTCGAACGCACCGTGCAATACGTGCGCGGTAACTTCTGGGCCGGTGAACGATTCACCAGCCTCGCGCAAGCGCAGGAGGCGGTGGTCCGCTGGTGCGCCAGCACCGCGGGCATGCGCATTCACGGCACGACCTGTGCACGGCCGCTGGAAGTGTTCGAGGACTTTGAACTGCCGGTATTGCTGCCGGTTCCGGCGGTCTACGACGTGCCGATCTTCAAGGACGTCAAGGTCCACCGCGATTTCCACGCCGAAGTCGCACGCGCGTTGTATTCGCTGCCGCAGCAGTGGATCGGATCGACCTTGTCGGTGCGCGCGGACACCGAACTGGTGAAGTTCTATCACCGCGGCACCCTGGTCAAGATTCACCCCCGTCAGCCTCCAGGTGGCCGCAGTACCGACCGCGACGATCTCCCCGAACACAAAACCGACTACGCCTTGCGCGATGTCGCCTCACTCATCGCGAAATGCACCTCACACGGGCCGAACATCGGCATCTACGCCGAACGAATACTCGATGACCCACTGCCGTGGACGAGGATCCGCAGTGTCTACCGACTTCAAGGACTGGTCCGCCGCTACGGAGCCGAACGGGTGGAACAGGCCTGCGCGCTTTCGCTCGATCTCGATGTCGTCTCCGTCACCAAGATCGCCTCGATGCTCGAGCGCGCCACCGAATCCACCACGCCGGATCTACCGAAAGCAGTCGGACAATCATCAACGCGGTTCTCCCGCGATCCAACCGAATTTCGTTCTACTGCAACCACTTCACTGTCCGTCGTAGACGGCAGCACCGCACCTTCGGAGGGACGCCCATGA
- a CDS encoding transposase, translated as MSSGSQKRYPPELRERAVRMVAEIQHEHTSEWAAIESVAGKLGIGTAQTLHNWIRKAQTDTGQRPGVTSEMAAEMKKLRAENRELKRANEILKSASVFFAAELDRNNK; from the coding sequence ATGTCGTCAGGATCGCAGAAGAGGTACCCGCCGGAGTTGCGTGAGCGTGCGGTGCGGATGGTCGCCGAAATCCAGCACGAACACACCTCGGAGTGGGCGGCGATCGAGTCGGTCGCGGGCAAGCTCGGCATCGGGACCGCGCAGACCTTGCACAACTGGATCCGGAAGGCTCAGACCGATACCGGCCAGCGCCCCGGCGTGACCAGTGAGATGGCGGCGGAGATGAAGAAGCTCCGTGCAGAGAACCGAGAACTCAAGCGCGCCAACGAAATACTGAAGTCGGCGTCGGTTTTCTTTGCGGCGGAGCTCGACCGCAACAACAAGTGA
- a CDS encoding IS3 family transposase (programmed frameshift), with product MSKRYPAEQRERAVKMVLDHLHEYNSVYGACKAIGPKLGVGAESLRLWTRQAQIDADQARGATTEEQQRIKELERENRDLKEANEILKSASNFLREGARPSPPQIVQFIDQMRAENYRVESICRVLTEHGVQVAPRTYRNWKTAPPSARTISDAYLTDALRDTVGEPEELYGRRKMYRHLRRKGHSAAACTVDRLMGDEDMSGVVRGRRHRTTIQGGKNATRAPDLLDRDFTSEAPNRKWVTDFTYTRTWAGFVYVAFVIDCFSRAIVGWHASTVKDTNMVTTALKMALWRRDHCGHRVGSGLIHHSDAGSQYTSIAFAETLVLEGIAASIGSVGDAYDNALAESTIGLFKTEAVSKRSPFLNGPMKTIDDVEFATMGWVDWFNQRRLHSTLDYLTPDEFEEVYYSQESALPPEMLQA from the exons ATGTCGAAGCGTTACCCGGCCGAGCAACGTGAGCGTGCGGTGAAGATGGTCCTAGACCACCTCCACGAGTACAACTCCGTGTACGGCGCGTGCAAGGCGATCGGACCGAAATTGGGTGTCGGCGCGGAGTCACTCCGGCTCTGGACACGCCAGGCTCAGATCGATGCCGACCAAGCTCGCGGTGCAACAACGGAGGAGCAGCAACGTATCAAGGAACTCGAACGTGAGAACCGAGATCTCAAGGAAGCCAACGAGATTCTGAAGTCGGCATCGA ATTTTCTTCGCGAGGGAGCTCGACCCTCGCCGCCGCAAATAGTCCAGTTCATCGATCAGATGCGTGCAGAGAACTACCGGGTCGAGTCGATCTGCCGCGTGCTCACCGAGCACGGAGTGCAGGTCGCCCCACGTACGTATCGCAACTGGAAAACCGCACCACCATCGGCCCGCACGATCTCCGACGCCTACCTCACCGACGCTCTCCGCGACACGGTCGGCGAACCGGAAGAGCTGTACGGTCGGCGCAAGATGTACCGTCACCTGCGCAGGAAGGGCCATAGCGCCGCTGCCTGCACGGTCGACCGGCTGATGGGCGACGAAGACATGTCCGGCGTCGTTCGAGGCAGACGGCATCGCACCACGATCCAGGGTGGCAAGAATGCCACGCGGGCCCCTGACCTACTCGACCGTGACTTCACTTCCGAGGCCCCGAATCGGAAATGGGTCACCGACTTCACGTACACCAGAACATGGGCGGGGTTCGTCTACGTCGCGTTCGTCATCGACTGCTTCTCCCGAGCTATCGTGGGTTGGCACGCCTCGACGGTGAAAGACACCAATATGGTCACCACGGCGCTGAAGATGGCACTGTGGCGACGAGATCACTGTGGTCACCGCGTCGGCTCAGGGCTCATCCATCACAGCGACGCCGGCAGTCAATACACGTCGATCGCGTTCGCGGAAACGCTTGTGCTCGAGGGGATTGCGGCATCGATCGGCAGTGTCGGTGATGCCTACGACAATGCGTTGGCGGAGAGCACAATTGGGTTGTTCAAGACCGAGGCGGTATCGAAGAGGAGTCCGTTCCTGAACGGCCCGATGAAGACGATCGACGATGTCGAGTTCGCCACGATGGGATGGGTCGACTGGTTCAACCAGCGACGCCTGCACAGCACACTCGATTACCTCACACCAGACGAATTCGAGGAGGTCTACTACAGTCAAGAATCGGCACTCCCCCCGGAGATGTTGCAAGCGTAG
- a CDS encoding FUSC family protein: MKRAAPLGRTAFDPTEAAAAVVLAVTSGAVFLLMKQVIGPLLSESVESAEIGAMWAVISTIFVFHMSFNDRLQGAKTRLAATAMSLVVCLVYLLLFPVTALGIGVVIGVSSLLAVAIRQPQDAALTAITSTVVLIVADLGQPDTRWLQPLLRLLDTAVGIAIGLAAAAGLGWVCAQRRN; encoded by the coding sequence ATGAAACGCGCAGCACCGCTCGGGCGTACTGCATTCGACCCCACCGAAGCCGCGGCGGCGGTCGTCCTCGCCGTCACATCCGGCGCTGTGTTTCTGCTGATGAAGCAGGTGATCGGGCCGCTACTGTCCGAGTCCGTCGAATCAGCCGAGATCGGAGCGATGTGGGCGGTCATCTCGACGATCTTTGTTTTTCACATGAGCTTCAACGATCGACTGCAGGGTGCCAAAACACGACTCGCTGCGACCGCAATGAGCCTGGTTGTGTGCCTGGTGTACTTGCTGTTGTTTCCCGTCACAGCGCTAGGGATCGGCGTCGTCATCGGAGTGAGCAGCCTTCTCGCAGTAGCGATCCGTCAGCCGCAGGACGCAGCGCTGACAGCCATCACGTCTACCGTCGTGCTGATCGTTGCGGACCTCGGACAACCAGACACGCGATGGCTTCAACCTCTTCTGCGGCTGCTCGACACCGCGGTGGGCATCGCGATAGGGCTGGCGGCAGCCGCGGGACTGGGATGGGTGTGTGCGCAGCGAAGGAACTGA